In Acidobacteriota bacterium, a single genomic region encodes these proteins:
- a CDS encoding AbrB/MazE/SpoVT family DNA-binding domain-containing protein: MVESAVTSKGQTTLPKSVRQALGVRTGGRVRYVILDNEVRILPVRSIGRLFAALRHDGPHRTPEDMEQAVAEGACE; encoded by the coding sequence ATGGTTGAATCCGCCGTCACTTCAAAAGGGCAAACGACATTGCCAAAATCCGTGCGGCAGGCACTCGGTGTCAGGACCGGAGGTCGCGTACGTTATGTCATCCTGGACAATGAGGTCCGAATCTTGCCCGTGCGGTCCATCGGGCGACTCTTTGCAGCATTGAGACATGACGGCCCTCACCGCACGCCGGAGGACATGGAACAGGCTGTTGCCGAGGGAGCCTGCGAGTAG
- a CDS encoding Sir2 family NAD-dependent protein deacetylase: MDLQQGRRWIGECRSVAGFTGAGISTESGIPDFRSPNGVWARNRTVYYQEFLDNEADRIEYWRQKVESWPAMRDAVPNPGHLAFVELARQGKLLAMITQNIDGLHRRSGLDSELILELHGTTAEAVCLGCDRRISMDEAVERVGKGELAPRCTHCAGLLKPATVSFGQSLPLEVLDRSQRAARACEVFLAVGSSLVVEPAASLPLLAKQSGARLIILNRTETPLDGLADLVIRDEIGHTLPRLVEPLS, encoded by the coding sequence ATGGACCTGCAGCAAGGCAGACGGTGGATCGGAGAATGCCGGTCGGTGGCCGGCTTTACCGGAGCCGGAATCTCGACCGAGTCGGGAATTCCCGATTTTCGCAGCCCCAACGGGGTCTGGGCCCGCAACCGCACCGTCTATTATCAGGAATTCCTCGACAACGAAGCCGACCGCATCGAATACTGGCGGCAGAAGGTGGAAAGCTGGCCGGCCATGCGGGACGCAGTCCCCAACCCCGGCCACCTGGCTTTCGTCGAGCTGGCCCGCCAGGGCAAGCTGCTGGCCATGATCACTCAGAACATCGACGGCCTCCATCGTCGTTCGGGCCTGGACAGCGAGCTGATCCTGGAACTCCACGGGACCACGGCCGAAGCGGTCTGCCTCGGCTGCGACCGAAGGATCTCGATGGATGAGGCCGTGGAACGGGTCGGCAAGGGTGAGCTTGCGCCTCGCTGCACCCATTGCGCAGGACTGCTCAAGCCCGCCACCGTTTCCTTCGGCCAGTCGCTTCCCCTGGAAGTGCTGGACCGGTCCCAGCGGGCCGCCCGGGCCTGTGAAGTCTTCCTGGCAGTGGGCTCCTCCCTGGTGGTGGAGCCGGCTGCCTCCCTTCCCCTTCTGGCCAAGCAGTCCGGGGCCAGACTCATCATCCTCAACCGGACCGAGACCCCTCTGGACGGCTTGGCCGACCTGGTGATCCGGGACGAAATCGGACATACCCTGCCCCGGTTGGTGGAACCGCTTTCCTGA
- a CDS encoding PSD1 and planctomycete cytochrome C domain-containing protein, whose translation MGNPARASLAIVATAGLLIVAGRASDSAVDFAREIQPIFQERCLTCHGSQAQMHGFRLDRRSDAFRGGDSGVPAIVPGNSSDSLLLRYVSGRDPEVVMPPEGPPLTGEQVELLRRWIDQGAVWPQEEDPSESPTGASDHWAFQPISSPELPAVQAKGWVRNPIDAFVLEKLEVNGWKPSLAAEPHQLLRRLYLNLIGLPPNLAEQQAFLKDPSEAAYKATIDDLLARPAYGERWARHWLDLVRYAESNGYERDRAKPHVWKYRDYVIRSLNRDKPFDRFVLEQLAGDELPDASAESMIATGYFRLGPWDDEPADPETDRFDQLDDIVSTTSQVFLGLTLGCARCHNHKFDPLTARDYYSMVAVFNGLQRPRDYRTELDLPIGTPRQLEQYQATSHRIDSLQEELDRLRALLQRDFLESGRSNLPALAVQAFLAPDPSRKQKGLRKVFEKQLAEEVGNAPVPAAVRERLEAGEQEIRALEAARIDLPRGYFMHEPAPSPPATHLLIRGSAANPGPEVEPAFPAILSETVFRPEPRNRSSGRRLALARWLVDPRNPLTARVIVNRIWQKHFGYGLVRSASDFGMRGEKPTHPELLDWLAHWFVREGWSFKKLHRLILTSNSYRMSRKWNARYGEEDPENRLLWRMPRVRLEVEAIRDSMLAVSGRLNRRMYGPSMFPRISRAALEGHSDPDTVWKPSTEEEARSRRTIYVFLKRSLVVPMLEVLDLCDTTKTAARRMTTSVAPQALSLFNGEFVNRQARYLAARLENEVGTDPEKQIERAYALALARSPSQAEKGNLLAFLRRETDNQTRQQDVLPANARRGALREMCRVILNLNEFVYPD comes from the coding sequence ATGGGCAATCCGGCCCGGGCGTCCCTGGCGATTGTGGCCACCGCCGGGCTGCTGATCGTCGCGGGAAGGGCCAGCGATTCCGCGGTGGATTTCGCCCGCGAGATCCAGCCGATCTTCCAGGAGCGTTGCCTGACCTGTCACGGCAGCCAAGCCCAAATGCACGGTTTTCGGCTGGACCGCAGGTCGGATGCCTTCAGGGGCGGTGACTCAGGTGTCCCGGCCATCGTTCCGGGTAACAGCTCGGACAGCCTGCTGCTGCGCTACGTTTCCGGGCGGGACCCCGAAGTGGTCATGCCGCCGGAGGGACCGCCGCTGACCGGCGAACAGGTGGAGCTGTTGCGGCGCTGGATCGATCAGGGCGCCGTCTGGCCGCAGGAAGAGGACCCCTCCGAATCCCCGACCGGCGCCAGTGATCACTGGGCATTCCAACCCATCTCCAGCCCTGAGCTGCCGGCCGTGCAGGCGAAGGGCTGGGTCAGGAATCCCATCGATGCCTTCGTCCTGGAAAAACTGGAGGTCAACGGCTGGAAGCCCTCCCTAGCGGCCGAACCCCATCAGCTGCTGCGGCGGCTCTATCTCAACCTGATTGGACTCCCCCCCAACCTGGCAGAGCAGCAAGCCTTTCTGAAGGACCCGAGCGAGGCTGCCTACAAGGCGACCATCGATGACCTGCTGGCGCGTCCGGCTTACGGGGAGCGCTGGGCCCGGCACTGGCTGGACCTGGTCCGCTACGCCGAAAGCAACGGATACGAGCGCGACCGCGCCAAGCCCCACGTCTGGAAATACCGGGACTACGTGATCCGGTCCTTAAACCGGGACAAGCCCTTCGACCGCTTTGTGCTGGAGCAGTTGGCCGGGGACGAACTGCCCGACGCCTCGGCCGAGAGCATGATCGCCACCGGGTATTTCCGCCTGGGACCCTGGGACGATGAACCCGCCGATCCCGAAACCGACCGATTCGACCAACTGGACGATATCGTCAGCACCACATCCCAGGTCTTCCTGGGACTGACCCTGGGTTGCGCCCGCTGCCACAACCACAAGTTCGATCCCCTGACCGCCCGGGACTACTACTCCATGGTGGCCGTCTTCAACGGCTTGCAGCGTCCCCGCGACTACCGCACGGAGCTGGACCTGCCGATCGGGACTCCCCGGCAACTGGAGCAGTACCAGGCCACCTCCCACCGGATCGACAGCCTGCAGGAGGAGCTCGACCGGTTGAGAGCCCTCTTGCAACGGGATTTCCTGGAGTCGGGCCGATCCAATTTGCCGGCCCTGGCGGTGCAGGCCTTTCTGGCCCCCGATCCCAGCCGGAAGCAGAAGGGCTTGAGGAAGGTTTTCGAAAAACAGTTGGCGGAAGAAGTGGGAAACGCCCCGGTGCCGGCCGCCGTCCGGGAACGGCTGGAGGCCGGGGAACAAGAGATCCGGGCGCTGGAGGCCGCCCGAATCGACCTGCCCCGCGGCTATTTCATGCACGAGCCGGCTCCGTCCCCGCCCGCCACCCATCTGCTGATCCGGGGTAGCGCCGCCAATCCGGGGCCGGAAGTAGAGCCGGCCTTTCCAGCCATTCTGTCAGAGACCGTCTTTCGGCCGGAGCCCCGGAACAGGAGCAGCGGGCGCAGGCTGGCACTGGCTCGATGGCTGGTCGATCCTCGAAACCCTCTGACCGCCCGGGTGATTGTCAACCGCATCTGGCAAAAGCACTTCGGATACGGGCTGGTTCGGAGCGCCAGCGATTTCGGCATGCGAGGCGAGAAGCCGACACACCCGGAGCTTCTGGATTGGCTGGCCCACTGGTTCGTGCGGGAAGGATGGTCCTTCAAGAAGCTCCATCGCCTGATCCTTACCAGCAACAGCTACCGAATGAGCCGGAAATGGAATGCTCGGTACGGCGAGGAAGATCCGGAGAACCGGCTCTTGTGGCGCATGCCCCGAGTTCGACTGGAGGTGGAGGCCATTCGGGACTCCATGCTGGCGGTCAGCGGCCGGTTGAACCGGCGCATGTACGGGCCCAGCATGTTTCCCAGAATCTCCAGGGCGGCGCTGGAGGGGCACAGCGACCCCGACACCGTCTGGAAGCCTTCCACTGAGGAAGAAGCCCGCTCCCGCCGCACCATCTATGTCTTCCTGAAGCGCTCCCTGGTGGTTCCCATGCTGGAGGTACTGGACCTGTGCGACACCACCAAGACCGCTGCCCGACGGATGACCACCAGCGTGGCCCCGCAGGCGCTCTCCCTGTTCAACGGGGAGTTCGTGAACCGGCAGGCCCGCTATCTGGCCGCCCGCCTGGAGAACGAAGTGGGGACCGACCCGGAGAAACAGATTGAAAGGGCCTATGCCCTGGCGTTGGCCCGGTCTCCCAGCCAGGCGGAAAAAGGCAACCTTCTCGCATTCTTGCGGCGGGAAACCGACAACCAGACCCGACAGCAGGACGTTCTTCCGGCCAACGCACGCCGTGGAGCTCTGCGAGAAATGTGCCGGGTGATTCTGAACCTGAACGAGTTTGTCTATCCCGATTGA
- a CDS encoding TauD/TfdA family dioxygenase, which translates to MAVTGIEGLKIIPTGGALGAEIRGVDLSRPLTADAAAIIRQALRQHCLIYFRKQRISERNQVDFTRHFGKPVEHVRKQLDRPVKEIFLISNLKKNGQPIGALSNEEIGFHSDLSYLPQPGTISTLYAVELPEGGGGATRWCNGYAAYDALDDALKARLRGLRAVHRHSVEAQNRPYPVSHPLACTHPETGRKALYLGPHLTKYVVGFEPSESRQLLDLLFSHIELPRFVWTHHWQIDDLVVWDNRCTMHRREGFPGRERRLLKRTQVFNDQTPRE; encoded by the coding sequence ATGGCCGTCACCGGTATTGAAGGACTGAAGATCATTCCAACCGGCGGAGCCCTGGGGGCCGAGATTCGGGGAGTGGACCTGTCCAGGCCGCTGACGGCGGATGCGGCGGCGATCATTCGCCAGGCTCTCCGGCAGCACTGTCTGATCTACTTCAGAAAGCAGCGCATCAGCGAGCGGAACCAGGTAGATTTTACCCGGCATTTCGGCAAACCCGTGGAGCACGTGCGCAAGCAGCTGGATCGCCCCGTCAAGGAGATTTTCCTCATCTCCAATCTCAAGAAGAACGGACAGCCGATCGGAGCCCTCAGCAACGAGGAAATCGGTTTTCATTCCGACCTTTCCTACCTGCCCCAGCCCGGGACCATCTCGACTCTCTACGCCGTCGAGCTCCCCGAGGGCGGCGGTGGCGCCACCCGGTGGTGCAATGGATACGCTGCCTACGACGCTCTGGACGACGCGCTCAAGGCGCGCCTGCGGGGGCTGAGAGCTGTCCATCGACACTCGGTGGAGGCGCAGAATCGTCCCTATCCCGTGTCTCACCCCCTGGCCTGCACCCATCCGGAGACAGGCCGCAAGGCCCTCTACCTGGGTCCCCACCTTACCAAGTACGTTGTCGGGTTCGAACCCTCCGAGAGCCGGCAACTGCTGGACCTTCTATTCAGCCACATTGAGCTTCCGCGCTTCGTCTGGACACACCACTGGCAGATCGACGACCTGGTGGTCTGGGACAACCGTTGCACCATGCACCGCCGGGAAGGGTTTCCCGGCCGGGAGCGCCGTCTCCTCAAGCGAACCCAGGTCTTCAACGACCAGACGCCCCGGGAATGA
- a CDS encoding DUF1501 domain-containing protein, with product MSDRYIPNPTPCGRSRRQFLWEVGGGFAGLALADLLTRDGYFTRTAAASDSLSGAGSLLAAKTPHFPAKAKHAVFLFMNGAPSQVDTFDPKPALTRFHGTPYKGPLEVGSNNRAIGYLMQSPFPFRNHGRSGLEISSLFPHTAKFADDLCVIRSMYTDTAAHASGCLQMNTGNVTIGKPCLGSWLSYGLGTLNESLPSFVVMTDPRGGPISGASNWTAGYMPAPYQGTLFRSTGAPLLDLATPPGVSRKTQRHSLDLLRTLNEEHLASRPREAELAGRINTYELAYRMQTTAAEAVDLDREDEATREMYGLNRPLTADFGRKCLITRRLLENGVRFVQLYSGGGHIEDTWDGHGDCITNHKLHAGETDQPIAALIADLKRTGLWEETLLIWGGEFGRTPTSEGVGRPGRDHDWHGFSMWLAGAGVKGGQAVGSTDELGFAAVEQRCHVSDLHATILHLMGLDHTRLTYFYQGLDQRLTGVRGEIIRPVLA from the coding sequence ATGTCCGATCGGTACATTCCCAACCCCACGCCCTGCGGTCGGAGCCGGCGGCAGTTCCTCTGGGAGGTGGGGGGCGGCTTCGCCGGCTTGGCCCTCGCCGACCTGCTGACTCGCGACGGCTACTTCACACGGACCGCGGCCGCTTCGGACAGTCTCTCCGGGGCCGGCTCCCTGCTGGCCGCCAAGACGCCGCATTTCCCGGCCAAGGCCAAGCATGCCGTCTTTCTCTTCATGAACGGGGCTCCCAGCCAAGTGGACACCTTCGATCCCAAGCCGGCCTTGACCCGCTTTCACGGAACTCCCTACAAGGGGCCCCTGGAGGTCGGCTCCAACAACCGGGCCATCGGCTACCTGATGCAGAGCCCCTTCCCATTCCGCAATCACGGCCGGAGCGGCCTGGAGATCAGCAGCCTCTTCCCCCACACGGCCAAGTTTGCCGATGACCTGTGCGTCATTCGCTCCATGTATACCGACACGGCCGCCCACGCCTCCGGCTGCCTCCAGATGAACACCGGCAACGTCACCATCGGCAAGCCCTGCCTGGGATCGTGGCTGAGCTATGGGTTGGGCACTCTCAACGAAAGCCTTCCCAGCTTTGTGGTGATGACCGATCCCCGGGGCGGGCCCATCAGCGGTGCTTCCAACTGGACGGCCGGATACATGCCCGCACCCTACCAGGGGACCCTGTTCCGAAGCACTGGGGCGCCCTTGCTGGATCTGGCCACCCCTCCCGGCGTCAGCCGGAAGACCCAGCGCCACTCCCTGGATCTCTTGCGGACCCTGAACGAGGAGCACCTGGCCTCACGTCCGCGGGAAGCCGAGCTGGCAGGCAGGATCAACACCTACGAGCTGGCCTACCGCATGCAGACCACTGCCGCCGAGGCGGTAGACCTGGATCGCGAAGACGAGGCCACCAGGGAAATGTATGGCCTGAACCGGCCTTTGACGGCCGACTTTGGCCGCAAGTGCCTGATCACCCGCCGTCTCCTGGAAAACGGCGTCCGCTTCGTTCAACTTTATTCCGGGGGAGGACACATCGAGGACACCTGGGACGGCCACGGCGACTGCATTACCAATCACAAGCTCCACGCCGGAGAAACCGACCAGCCCATCGCCGCCCTGATCGCCGACCTCAAACGCACCGGCCTGTGGGAGGAAACCCTGCTGATATGGGGCGGTGAATTCGGCAGGACCCCCACCAGCGAAGGGGTCGGCAGGCCCGGAAGAGACCACGACTGGCACGGCTTCAGCATGTGGCTGGCCGGCGCCGGGGTCAAGGGAGGACAGGCGGTGGGTTCTACCGACGAGCTGGGATTTGCGGCCGTGGAGCAGCGCTGCCACGTGTCCGACCTCCACGCCACCATCCTGCACCTGATGGGTCTGGACCACACCAGGCTCACCTACTTCTACCAAGGGCTGGACCAACGCCTCACCGGCGTGCGGGGAGAGATTATCCGGCCCGTGCTGGCGTAG
- a CDS encoding acyl-CoA synthetase, with protein sequence MEPGLVQQARQHPDRTAVLAEGACFSYRDLLRASAGAAGRLLQGAADLEEKRVAFLLPPGFSHVGTQWGIWRAGGIAVPLCTSHPPPEWEYVIRDSGAHLVVVHRSFAERIRPVARRCDVALMDDASAEPDSASVRLPSISPSRRAMIVYTSGTTSRPKGVVSTHGNLESQIETLVRAWGWQPQDHILHVLPLHHVHGIVNVLCCALWSGATCEMLPGFQAGEVWERFVRSPLTLFMAVPTVYSMLITAWEASPASRRKIWSQACSKLRLMVSGSAALPVQVLQKWQQISGHRLLERYGMTEIGMALSNPLEGDRRAGYVGTPLPGVEVRLVDDQEKPVESGTPGEIQVKGPGVFAEYWRRPEETRAAFTDGWFRTGDVAVVEKGSYRILGRQSVDIIKTGGYKVSALEIEEVLLTHPDIAECAVVGLPDREWGECVAVALVPRSGRSPDPDRLRLWAKARLAVYKVPQHFLQMDDLPRNVMGKVNKHDLARHFPAG encoded by the coding sequence ATGGAACCAGGACTGGTCCAACAGGCCCGGCAGCATCCCGACCGAACCGCCGTTCTGGCCGAGGGCGCCTGTTTCTCCTACCGCGATCTGCTGCGGGCGTCGGCCGGTGCGGCGGGGAGACTGCTTCAAGGAGCCGCCGACCTCGAGGAAAAGAGAGTCGCCTTCCTGCTACCCCCGGGGTTTTCCCACGTGGGCACCCAGTGGGGAATCTGGAGAGCCGGCGGCATTGCCGTGCCCCTCTGCACCTCCCATCCGCCGCCGGAGTGGGAATACGTCATCCGGGACTCCGGAGCCCACCTGGTCGTCGTCCACAGATCCTTTGCGGAACGGATCCGTCCGGTCGCCCGCAGGTGCGACGTGGCCCTTATGGATGACGCCTCTGCGGAACCGGACTCCGCCTCGGTGCGGCTGCCCTCCATCTCTCCCTCGCGACGGGCCATGATCGTCTACACCAGCGGCACCACCAGCCGGCCCAAGGGAGTGGTCTCCACCCATGGAAACCTCGAGTCCCAGATCGAGACACTGGTCCGGGCCTGGGGATGGCAACCACAGGACCATATCCTGCATGTCCTTCCCCTGCACCACGTGCACGGCATCGTCAATGTTCTGTGCTGTGCTCTCTGGTCGGGCGCCACCTGCGAGATGCTGCCGGGATTCCAGGCCGGCGAGGTGTGGGAGCGATTCGTCCGGAGCCCCCTGACGCTGTTCATGGCGGTACCGACCGTTTATTCCATGCTGATCACCGCCTGGGAGGCCTCGCCTGCCTCCCGACGAAAGATCTGGTCTCAGGCCTGCTCCAAGCTGCGCCTGATGGTCTCGGGCTCGGCGGCGCTGCCGGTGCAGGTGCTGCAGAAGTGGCAGCAGATCAGCGGCCACCGGCTGCTGGAACGCTATGGCATGACCGAGATCGGGATGGCCCTCTCCAACCCCCTGGAGGGCGATAGGCGGGCGGGATACGTGGGCACACCGCTTCCAGGCGTCGAAGTGCGATTGGTGGACGACCAGGAGAAACCGGTCGAGTCCGGCACTCCAGGGGAGATTCAGGTCAAGGGACCCGGAGTCTTCGCGGAGTACTGGAGAAGACCGGAGGAAACCCGGGCAGCGTTCACGGACGGTTGGTTCCGGACCGGTGACGTGGCCGTGGTCGAGAAGGGCTCCTACCGCATCCTGGGCCGCCAGAGCGTGGACATCATCAAGACAGGAGGATACAAGGTCTCGGCCCTGGAAATCGAAGAGGTGTTGCTGACCCACCCGGACATTGCCGAGTGTGCCGTGGTCGGACTTCCCGACAGGGAATGGGGAGAGTGCGTGGCGGTGGCGCTGGTTCCCCGCTCCGGCCGGTCCCCCGATCCCGACCGCCTGCGCCTGTGGGCCAAGGCCAGGCTGGCTGTCTACAAGGTGCCCCAACATTTCCTGCAGATGGATGACCTGCCCCGCAACGTGATGGGCAAGGTCAACAAGCACGATCTGGCCAGGCACTTCCCGGCCGGCTAG
- a CDS encoding TonB-dependent receptor, giving the protein MNHRLAQAIGLVILLALFGEPAVASSPAISPQDQPAPDQETGESDRGEQEEQTDPATPDDDTDILLTDEGDIIYTEIDVTGTVIRETPIDSPNSVSIINRESLSQQGSPSVVELFKNMSVSGGVLGESNSWYNGTSTGIAETVANVNLRSLGASRTLVLLNGRRQTYLPARLAGGRFVDVNAFPTVAIDRIDVLKEGAGAVYGSDAIAGVVNFITRSQFEGFEVTASYDHFSGSKDGMLGGIWGRKFGSSAHVVVAMEHKRTGHFGAEETGWSLRPYPGWWWGWSGTGNPGAFIVPQTGATGISALVEAPRFIDPGCDAMGGYTDNGSRTCRFRYQPWDSLIYAQQHSRGFAEINGTFGDNRNYHLEMLYADARIPDWETTPSFPPVSIFDGLQVIGADHPGRRAFVSQYPMMPSSAGEPLDLTGEEPWYFFGRLVGNSGPGRRSPRQSRTRRLGGSVGGEIAETGLFYDLGATYSDARGELSHPGEWAHRKFLAYRGFGGPNCGVNVARDPTAPSGMALGSVPEGVAPGRGDCSYYNPFSNAIGFSAQPGSQFRDTQNPEFRPELANSPELLGWINEDVTFVNRASLLTTDATLNGTLYSSVASYAVGYQYRLVDVGTTPNAAGNLDINPCPVPGDTTCPVQTGSFTFTSGAHPYDDQQGTHVTFVELALKLGERVDAQVAAHYERYEFADSFDPKTSIRVQLSNLVALRGTIQTSFRTPSVDDLNQDLVTTTDYVAASGTWKAISTSGSTTLLPEDALTYNLGVIVKRDPDFDFTLDYWGFDFNNPIGVLPHAALASAYADPATRSAVQDRIFCPGNRNDGSCEPVDIERIRVHHINWPGIKTSGIDWHLGGRRLMGPGVLVGRLDGNHTLDFEVEALRHNDVVLRPREQAAGYLNRTNPLAPPLPRWRTHGSLGYHWRHYGLIGGVHYISGYEDRDTVAAYSQIDKFLTFDMNFRWQIPNSGTTVTVSALNLADQRPPLVNTELAFDSLTHNPRGRRVKLTVTQRF; this is encoded by the coding sequence ATGAACCACCGACTCGCTCAGGCCATCGGCCTGGTCATTCTCCTGGCGCTCTTCGGAGAGCCTGCTGTGGCCTCAAGCCCCGCAATCTCCCCGCAGGACCAGCCGGCGCCGGATCAGGAGACCGGGGAGTCCGACCGCGGCGAACAAGAGGAACAAACCGACCCGGCCACTCCAGACGACGACACCGACATCCTGCTGACCGATGAGGGCGACATCATCTACACCGAGATCGATGTGACGGGCACCGTGATCCGCGAAACTCCCATCGACTCTCCCAATTCCGTCTCTATCATCAACCGGGAATCCCTCTCCCAGCAGGGATCGCCCTCGGTGGTTGAACTGTTCAAGAACATGAGTGTCAGCGGCGGCGTGCTGGGCGAGTCCAACAGTTGGTACAACGGCACCTCGACCGGCATTGCCGAGACGGTGGCCAACGTGAATCTGCGCTCCCTGGGAGCCTCTCGGACCCTGGTCCTGCTCAACGGACGGCGCCAGACCTACCTGCCGGCCCGGCTTGCCGGCGGCCGCTTTGTGGACGTGAACGCGTTTCCGACCGTGGCCATCGACCGGATCGACGTCCTCAAGGAGGGCGCCGGCGCCGTCTACGGCTCGGACGCGATCGCCGGCGTGGTCAACTTCATCACCCGCAGTCAGTTCGAGGGCTTCGAAGTCACGGCTTCCTACGACCACTTTTCCGGTTCCAAGGACGGAATGCTGGGCGGAATCTGGGGCAGGAAGTTCGGCTCCTCCGCCCACGTGGTGGTGGCCATGGAACACAAGCGCACCGGCCACTTCGGAGCCGAGGAGACCGGCTGGTCGTTGCGCCCCTACCCGGGGTGGTGGTGGGGATGGTCGGGGACCGGCAACCCCGGCGCCTTCATCGTGCCCCAGACCGGAGCCACCGGAATTTCGGCTCTGGTGGAAGCCCCCCGCTTCATCGACCCGGGCTGCGACGCAATGGGGGGATACACGGACAACGGCTCCCGCACCTGCCGCTTCCGCTACCAGCCCTGGGACAGCCTGATCTACGCCCAGCAGCACAGTCGGGGGTTCGCCGAGATCAACGGGACCTTCGGTGACAACAGGAACTACCACCTGGAGATGCTCTACGCCGATGCCCGAATTCCCGACTGGGAGACCACCCCGTCCTTCCCGCCGGTGTCCATTTTCGACGGCCTGCAGGTGATCGGCGCCGATCACCCGGGCAGACGGGCGTTTGTGAGCCAATACCCGATGATGCCCAGCAGCGCCGGCGAGCCGCTGGACCTCACCGGAGAAGAGCCCTGGTACTTCTTCGGCCGCCTGGTCGGCAACTCCGGGCCCGGGCGCAGATCGCCCCGGCAGTCCCGCACCAGGCGTCTGGGAGGATCGGTGGGGGGAGAGATCGCCGAAACCGGCCTCTTCTACGATCTGGGAGCAACCTACTCCGACGCCAGGGGAGAGCTGAGCCACCCGGGGGAATGGGCCCATCGCAAGTTCCTGGCCTATCGGGGTTTCGGCGGCCCCAACTGCGGCGTCAACGTGGCGCGGGACCCGACGGCGCCCTCCGGGATGGCTCTCGGTTCCGTCCCCGAGGGCGTCGCTCCCGGGCGGGGCGACTGCTCCTACTACAACCCCTTCAGCAACGCCATCGGATTCTCGGCCCAGCCGGGCTCCCAGTTCAGAGACACTCAAAACCCCGAGTTTCGGCCCGAACTGGCCAACAGTCCCGAACTGCTGGGATGGATCAACGAGGACGTCACCTTCGTCAACCGGGCCAGCCTGTTGACGACCGACGCCACCCTGAACGGGACGCTGTATTCCAGCGTGGCAAGCTACGCGGTGGGCTATCAGTACCGGCTGGTGGACGTGGGAACGACCCCCAACGCCGCCGGCAACCTGGACATCAACCCCTGCCCGGTCCCGGGTGATACTACCTGTCCGGTGCAAACCGGCTCCTTCACCTTCACTTCCGGAGCCCATCCCTACGACGACCAGCAGGGAACGCACGTGACCTTCGTGGAACTGGCTCTCAAGTTGGGCGAGAGGGTGGATGCCCAGGTGGCCGCCCACTACGAACGCTACGAGTTCGCCGACAGCTTCGACCCCAAGACCTCCATCCGCGTGCAACTGAGCAACCTGGTGGCCCTGAGGGGCACGATTCAGACCTCCTTCCGCACTCCCTCGGTGGACGACCTCAACCAGGACCTGGTCACCACCACCGACTACGTGGCCGCCAGCGGGACCTGGAAGGCCATCAGCACTTCCGGGAGCACCACTCTGCTTCCGGAAGATGCGCTCACCTACAACCTGGGCGTGATCGTCAAGCGCGACCCCGACTTCGACTTCACGCTGGACTACTGGGGATTCGACTTCAACAACCCCATCGGGGTCCTTCCCCACGCCGCCCTGGCTTCCGCCTACGCCGACCCGGCCACTCGAAGCGCGGTGCAGGATCGCATCTTCTGTCCCGGCAACCGCAATGACGGCAGTTGCGAACCGGTGGACATCGAGAGAATCCGCGTGCACCACATCAACTGGCCGGGCATCAAGACCTCGGGGATCGACTGGCACCTGGGCGGCCGCAGGCTCATGGGACCGGGTGTGCTGGTTGGCCGCCTGGACGGCAATCACACCCTCGACTTCGAAGTGGAGGCGCTCCGCCACAACGACGTGGTACTGCGTCCCAGGGAGCAGGCGGCTGGCTACCTGAACCGGACCAATCCGCTGGCCCCTCCCCTGCCCCGCTGGAGAACGCACGGCAGCCTGGGCTACCACTGGAGGCACTACGGCCTGATCGGAGGGGTGCACTACATCTCGGGATACGAGGATCGGGACACCGTGGCCGCCTACAGTCAGATCGACAAGTTCCTGACCTTCGACATGAACTTCCGGTGGCAGATTCCCAATTCCGGAACGACGGTGACCGTTTCCGCGCTGAACCTGGCCGACCAGCGGCCTCCCCTTGTGAACACCGAGCTGGCCTTCGATTCCCTGACGCACAACCCCCGGGGGCGCAGGGTAAAGCTGACCGTCACCCAGCGGTTTTGA